One Streptomyces formicae genomic window, GGGGCGCCTCGCGCGGGGTGTACGCGCGCGTGCCGCCGCCCTCGGCCGGAAGCAGGACGGTGCTCACAGCGCGATCTCCGGCACGTCGACGCGGCGGCCCTCGGCCGAGGAGCGCAGACCCAGTTCGGCGAGCTGCACGCCGCGCGCGCCCGCGAGGAGGTCCCAGCGGTAGGGCGCGTCCGCGTACACGTGCTTGAGGAAGAGCTCCCACTGCGCCTTGAAGCCGTTGTCGAACCCCTCGGGCCCCTGGTTGTCGGGGACCTCCTGCCACTGGTCGCGGAAGGAGTGGGCGACGGGCAGGTCCGGGTTCCAGACCGGCTTGGGGGTCGTACTCCTGTGCTGTACGCGGCAGTTGCGCAGGCCCGCGACGGCCGAGCCCTCCGTGCCGTCGACCTGGAACTCGACGAGTTCGTCGCGGTTGACGCGCACCGCCCAGGAGGAGTTGATCTGCGCGATGGCCCCGCCGTCCAGCTCGAAGATGCCGTACGCGGCGTCGTCGGCGGTGGCGTCGTAGGGCTTGCCGCCCTCGTCCCAGCGCTGCGGGACGTGGGTGGCGGTGAGCGCCTGGACGCTGCGCACCCGGCCGAACAGCTCGTGCAGGACGTACTCCCAGTGCGGGAACATGTCGACGACGATGCCGCCGCCGTCCGCGGCGCGGTAGTTCCAGGAGGGCCGCTGCGCGGGCTGCCAGTCGCCCTCGAAGACCCAGTAGCCGAACTCGCCCCTGACCGACAGGATCCGGCCGAAGAAGCCGCCGTCGATGAGGCGCTTCAGCTTGAGCAGGCCCGGCAGAAAGAGCTTGTCCTGGACGACGCCGTGCTTGATGCCCGCGTCCGTGGCGAGGCGGGCCAGGTCGAGGGCGCCCGCGAGGCCGGTGGCGCTGGGCTTCTCCGTGTAGACGTGCTTGCCCGCGGCGATGGCCTTCTTGAGGGCCTCCTCGCGCGCGGAGGTGACCTGGGCGTCGAAGTAGATGTCGACGGAGGGGTCGGCGAGGACCGCGTCGAGGTCGGTCGAGACGTGTTCGAGGCCGTGCCGTTCGGCCAGCGCGCGCAGCGCGTGCTCCCTGCGGCCGACGAGGACCGGCTCGGGCCAGAGCACGGTGCCCTCGCCCAGATCGAGGCCGCCCTGCTCGCGGAGGGCGAGGATCGAGCGGACCAGATGCTGGTGGTGGCCCATGCGTCCGGTGACGCCGTTCATGGCGATGCGCACCGTCTTCCGTGTCACGAAAGTCCCTCCATAGGGGCGTAGCAAGCGCTTTCTATTTAGGGGCAAGCTAGCCTGCCGGACAAGGTTCGGACAAGGGCTTCGGACTTTCGCAGCGCAGTGGCGCGGCGCCCGTCACGGGGCGCGGGCCGTCGCGACGACCAGAGCAGTGACCGGAGGACGACGAGATGACCGTGACCCTGGCGGACGTGGCGGCCCGCGCGCAGGTCTCCCCCGCCACCGTCTCCCGCGTGCTGAACGGCAATTACCCCGTGGCGGCCGCGACGCGCGAGCGGGTCCTGCGCGCGGTCGACGACCTCGACTACGTCCTCAACGGGCCCGCGAGCGCGCTCGCCGCGGCCACCTCCGACCTGGTCGGGGTCCTCGTCAACGACATCGCCGACCCCTTCTTCGGGATCATGGCGGGCGCCGTGCAGTCCGAGATCGGCGGTCCCGGCGGGCGCGCGGGCGGCGAGCGGATGGCGGTGGTGTGCAACACCGGCGGCTCCCCCGAGCGCGAACTGACCTACCTCACCCTCCTCCAGCGCCAGCGCGCCGCCGCGGTCGTCCTCACCGGCGGCGCGATCGAGGACGCCGAGCACGCCGCCGCGATCGCCGGGAAGCTGCGGCGGCTCGCGGAGGCGGGCTCGCGGGTGGTGCTGTGCGGGCGCCCGCCGTCGCCCGACACCGACGCGGTGGCGGCGCTCACCTTCGACAACCGCGGCGGCGGCCGCCAGATCACGGAGCACCTGCTCGGTCTCGGGCACCGGCGCGTCGGCTACATCGCGGGCCCCGAGGAGCGCACCACCACCCGGCACCGCCTGGAGGGCCACCGGGCCGCGCTCGCCGCGCGCGACATCGAGGACGATCCCGCGCTGACGGTGCACGGCCCCTACGACCGCCGCTCCGGATACGACGCGACGGTCGAACTCCTGCGCCGCGCACCCGACTTGACGGCCGTCGTCGCCGCGAACGACACGGTGGCGCTCGGCGCCTGCGCGGCCCTGCGCGACAAGGGCCTGCGCATCCCGGACGACGTGTCGGTGGCGGGCTTCGACGACCTCCCCTTCAGCATCGACGTGGTCCCCGCCCTGACGACGGTCCGGCTGCCGCTGCACGAGGCGGGGGCCCGCGCGGGCCGCATCGCCATGGGCAAGGAGAAGCCGCCGCCGGGCGGAGTGGCCACGGTGCACGGGGAGTTGATGGTGCGGGGGTCGACGGCGGGGCCTCGGTAGAGGGCCTTCCGGCCCTCCGGCCCTCCGCTACCGGGCCGCCCCTCCCCGGCGCCCGCTCACAGCAGCCGCCCCAGCACCCGCACCCCCTCCGCGATCTCCGCCGTGCCGGTCGCCGCGTAGCCGAGCACCAGGCCCGGGGCGTGCGGGAGTTGGGTGTGCCAGGAGAGCGGGTGGACCTTGACCCCGTGGGCGAGGGCGGCGGTGGCCAGGTCCGTGTCGGGGGCGTCGTACGCCGCCGCGTCGAAGGTGATCGTCAGGTGCAGGCCCGCCGCCGCGCCGTGCACCCTCGCGCCCGGCAGGTGCGTCGCGATCGCCTGGATCATCGCGTCCCTGCGCCTGCGGTGGTGCTTGCGGATCAGGCGCAAGTGGCGTTCCAGGTCGCCCGATTCCATCAGGTGGGCGAGGACGAGCTGGGGCAGCGCCGCGTTGCCGAGGTCGACGAGGCGCTTGGCGTCCGCGAGGGCGTCCTGGTACGCGGGCGGGGCGAGCAGCCAGCCGAGCCGCAGCGCGGGCGCGAGCAGCTTGGAGACGCTGCCCGCGTAGCAGACGTGCGCCGGGAGCAGGGCGTGCAGCGCGGGCACGGCGGGGCGGTCGTAGCGGTGCTCCGCGTCGTAGTCGTCCTCGATGACGAGGCCGCCCTCGCGGGCCCAGTCCATCAGTTCGCGGCGCCGTTCGCCGCCGAGGACCACGCCGGTCGGGAACTGGTGGGCCGGTGTGAGCAGCACGGCTGGCGCCCCGGTGGCCCGCAGCGCGTCGACGCGGACGCCCTGGGCGTCCACCGGCACGGGCGGCGTGCCGAGCGGCCGCAGGTGCTGGCGCACGCCGAGGGAGCCCGGTTCCTCGACGGCAACGCGCGAGATCCCCTCGGCGCGCAGCACGTCGACGAGCAGGCGCAGCGCCTGGGCCGTGCCGTTGACGATCATCACGTCGGCCGGGTCCGCGACGATCCCCCGGTTGCGGGAGAGCCAGCGCGCGACGGCGCCGCGCAGGGCGGGTGTGCCGCGCGGATCCCCGTACCCGAAGTCCGCCGGGGCGAGTCCGGCGAGCACGGCCCGCTCGGCACGCAGCCAGGCCGCGCGCGGGAACGCCGAGAGGTCGGGCAGGCCGGGTGAGAGGTCGATGCGGGCGGGGGCGGCGCGGACGGCGTCGAAGATGCCGAGGTCGTCAGAGGGTGTGGCGAAGAGGTCCCTCCGCGCTGACTGTCCATCAGTTGTCGTGCTGCGGGCGGGCATCGATCGCGTACGGGCCGGTGTCGCGAGGACCACCGTGCCGCCCCTGCCCCGGCCCGCCACGTGCCCGTCCTCGGTCAGGCGCCGGTACGCCTCGGTCACCACGCCACGGGAGACGCGCAGTTCGTCGGCGAGGGCGCGGGTGGCGGGGAGCCTGCTGCCGGTGGTGAGGCGACCGTCCGCGATCGCGCCCCTGATCTGCCGTGCCAGCCAGTCGGCGATGCCGCCCCTCGGCGCGTCGCCGGTGTCGAGTTGGAGGAAGTCGGAGGTGGCGGGTGCGTCTCCGGTCCGCCCCGGCGTTATGGACCTGTCGGAAGCCGATCCATTGGACCTGTTCATGGATCCATTGTGGCGCCAGGGTCGAGCCCATGGAATTTCTGCTCACCTCCCTGGTCGTCTGCGTGACTCCCGGTACCGGTGTCCTCTTCACGATCGCGGCCGGCCTCTCCCGGGGCACCCGTGCCGCGGTGATCGCCGCCGTCGGCTGCACGCTCGGCGTCGTACCGCACATGATCGCCGCGATCACCGGCCTCGCGGCGCTCCTGAACGCCAGCGCGGTCGCCTTCGAGACCGTCAAGTACCTGGGCGTGGCCTACCTCTTGTACATGGCGTGGAGCACGCTGCGGGACAAGAGCGAGCTGACCGCGCAGGCCCCCGGCTCCGAGGAGCCGCGCTCCACGGGCCGCACCATCCTCACCGGCGTACTGATCAACATCCTCAACCCGAAGCTCACGCTGTTCTTCCTCGCGTTCCTGCCGCAGTTCGTGGCCGCCGACGAGCCCTACGCGTTCCTGCGCATGACGGAGCTCAGCGCGTACTTCATGCTGATCACGTTCGTGGTCTTCGTGGCGTACGGACGGTTCGCCGCGGCGATGCGCAGCCGGGTCATCTCCCGCCCGCATGTGGTGCGTTGGATGCGGCGCACCTTCGCGGTGGCGTTCGCGGCGCTGGGCGCGCGACTGGCGTTCCTGTGAGGAGCCGACCGCGGCTCGTGTGTGACGTCGTGTGACGTCGTACGTTCCCGTCCCGGTCGGACCGCGGTGAACGGCGCGAGCCCGCTTCCACCGCCACGGACAGGGGCGGGGTTGACCCCTGACACGTGCCGCCTACTGTCGTGGCCATGAAACTCGCCTTCTCCACCCTCGGCGTCCCGGGGCTCCCCCTGCCCGACGTCCTGCGCCTGGCCACCACCCACGGCTACCACGGCGTGGAACTCCGCGCGCACCCCGAAGAGCCCGTCCATCCGGGGCTCGGTCTGGTCGAACGGGCCGATGTGGCCGCCTCGTTCAAGTCGGCGGGCGTCGAGATCCTCGGCATCGCGGGGTACGCGCAGGTGGCGGCGCCCGGCGACGACGAGCCCGTCCTGGACGAGATCCGCTCGCTCGTCTCGCTCGCCCGCGACCTCGGCGCCCCCTTCGTCCGCGTCTTCCCCGGCGGCGGCACGGAGCAGAGCGCGGACGAGGCCGACGCGACGGCCGCGAGGCGGCTCGGCACGGCCGCGCGCCACGCCGCGGACGCGGGCGTACGCATCCTCCTGGAGACGCACGACTCGCACCGCACCGGCGCCGACGTCACCCGGATCCTCGGCACGGTCGGGCACCGGCAGGTCGGCGCGCTGTGGGACGTGATGCACACGTGGCTGGGCGGCGAGCCCGTCACCGACACGTTCGCCGCGCTGTCGCCGTACCTCGGCTACGTCCAGGTGAAGGACATCGCGTCGGCCGACGACACGACCCCGCTCCCCCTCGGCACGGGCACCCTGCCGCTCGCCGAGTGCGTGGCCCTCCTCCACCAGGAGAACTGGGACGGCTGGCTGTGCTGGGAGTACGAGAAGCGCTGGTACGAGGAGGCGGCGCCCCTGTCGGACTCGCTCGGCGCGGGCCGCGAACTCCTGACGCGCCTGGTGACGCGGACGGACTGAGGGGCGGCGTCCCTTCAGGGGTGGCGCCCCGTGCGGGGAGGGGCGGGGGACCGCGCGCCCAGCCCTCACCGGGCCTTCGGGGAATGCTCCGCCCCTCTCCGAAAATCAACGTCTCAACGGGAACCCACGAGACATCGCCCCCGTCCAAGCAGCACGCTGCCGGTGAGTCTCCGCAAGGCGGTGTCGGCATCGCTGCTGGCTGCGAACGCTGACCACCCTCTCCGCCGCCTGCGGCCGGCAGCTCGCCGTCACCGGTGCGCCCCCCTCCAGACAGCGCCGGTGACGGCCCCTCCGCACCGGCGTCCCCGGCACCCGTACTCCCTTGACCGGCAGAAAGCTTCGGGATATCCGTAGGGCCTGAAAGAAACTTTCCTGGAGACTCTCCACCGGCCCGCAGGAGCGCACGTGTCCCAGTCCGACGACCTCGACCGCCGCCTGCGGGGGATCATCTCCGGCCTGACCCTGGAGGAGAAGGTCGGTCAGCTCTTCGTGATGCACGTGTACGGCGAGAGCGCCACCGATCCGGACGCCGCGGACGTGGAGACCAACCTCCGCGAGCTGGGGGTGCGCGACGCAGCCGAGCTGATCGCCACGTACCGGCTCGGCGGCGTCATCTACTTCGGCTGGGCCCACAACACCCGCTCCCCGCGACAGATCGCGGAGCTCTCCAACGGCATCCAGAAGGCAGCCGCGGAACAGCCCTCCCGCATCCCCGTGCTGATCTCCGTGGACCAGGAGCACGGCATCGTCGCCCGCGTCGGCGCCCCCGCGACCCTGCTGCCCGGCGCGATGGCGATCGGCGCGTCGGGGTCGCACGACATGGCCCGCGAGGCCGCCCGCGTCGCGGGCGCCGAGCTGCGCGCCCTCGGCATCCGCCAGGACCACGCCCCGGACGCCGACGTGAACGTCGACCCCGCCAACCCCGTCATCGGCGTACGCTCCTTCGGCTCGGACCCCGAGGCGGTCGCCGGATTCGTCACCGCGCAGATCGAGGGCTACCAGAGCGCGGGCATCGCGACGGCGGCCAAGCACTTTCCCGGGCACGGCGACACCATGGACGACAGCCACACCGAACTGCCGCGCATCCACCACACCCGCGAGGAGTGGGACCGCGTCGACGCCCCGCCGTTCCGCGCGGCCGTCGCCGCGGGCGTCGACTCCGTGATGACCGCGCACATCGTGGTGCCCGCGCTCGACCCTGCCGGGGACCCCGCGACCCTGTCCCGCCCGATCCTGACCGGCGTGCTCCGCGAGGAACTCGGCTACGACGGCGTGATCTCCACGGACTCGCTCGCGATGCGCGGCGTACGCACGAAGTACGGCGACGACCGGGTGGCCGTGCTCGCGCTCAAGGCGGGCGTCGACCAGCTCCTGAACCCGCCGAACCCGAAGGTCGCGTGGGACGCGGTGCTCCGGGCCGTCGCGGACGGCGAGTTGACCGAGGAGCGCATCGAGGAGTCGGTGTTGCGCGTGCTGCGGATGAAGGCGAAGGTGGGGCTCCTCGACGGCCTCACGGCCGGTGACGGCACCGGCGCCGGGACCACGAGCGAGGAAGTCGACGCCACCGTCGGCGCACCCGGCCATCTCGCCACCGCCGACCGCATCGCCGAGGCGACCACGACGCTGCTGCGCGACGACCACGCCCTGCTGCCGCTCTCCCCGCACACGCACCCCGAGATCCTGGTGGTCGGCGTGGACCCCGGCTCGCCGTCCGGCACGACGGGCCCGCCGACCACGGTGCTCGCCGACGCCCTGACCGGCCTCGGCTTCACCGCGACGGCCCGCTCCACGGGAACGGCCCCCGACGACACGGCCGTCGAGGAGGCGGTGGTGGCGGCGAAGGGCAAGGACGCGGTCCTCGTGGCGACCTACAACGTGGCGGCGCGCACCACCGCGCGGGACAACACCCAGGCGGCCAACGCCGCGCTTGACAAGGCGTCGAGGCCGGGCAGGGCCGGGAACTACGCCGCGCCGTCGACCGACGGACAGGCCGTCCTCGTCGCCGCGCTCAAGGCCACCGGCGTCCCCGTGATCACGCTCGCCGTCCGCAACCCCCACGACATCGCGCACCTGCCCGACGTGGACGCCTCACTCGCCTCGTACTCCTGGACCGACGTCGAACTGCGCGCCGCGGCACGGGTGATCGCGGGCCGCGCGGCGCCCCGGGGCCGACTGCCCGTGCCGGTGCGGCGGGCGGACGATCCGACGCAGGTGCTGTACCCGGTCGGCCACGGCCTTACGTACTGAGAGGTACGACGCACTACCGGCGCACCACCCCCAAACGACCCGAAGCACCCTGTGCACCTGGCGCGCGCCCGCTCCCCAGGGTCACGCTGGGTACACATATCGGGGGGACTGCCATGCTCGTCTGCACCGCGGCGCGGCCTCGTGCGGCCTGGGGGACGGTCTGCGCGCTGCTGCTCGCGGGCACGGTCGCGCTGACGGGCTGCCAGAAGTCCGGCGGCTCGGGACCCACCGCGTCCGGCCGGATCGACGGCACGGCGCCCGCCGCCTCGCGAACCGCCGGGTTCGGCGCGGTGTTCCTCGCCGTCGACGAGTGCAGTTCGCGCGGGCGCGAGACGTTCACCGAAGTGCCGTGCACCAGCGAGCGGGCCGCCGCGCGGGTCGTCGCGCGCCATGACGGCGAGGTGAAAGAAGGCCCGAAGTGCCCCGCCCGTACGGACTTCGTCCTGCACATCAGCGAGAGCAGGCCCGCGGGCGACGAGGACGGCGACGGCGAGGTCCCGCAGGGCTACGCGTGCATGCGGAACCTGGAACCGCCGCACCCCGGTGATCCGGGGCGCGGCGGCGGGCCGCGGACCCTCGTCGGCGACTGCGTCTACGGCGCGGGGCGCGGCCAGGTGCGGGAGACCGCCTGCGACGGCTCCGGCAAGCGGGACCCGGAGTACCGGATCACCAGGGCGGTGGCGAAGCGGGCGCTGTGCCCGCCCGCCACACAGCTCTACGTGTCACTGGGCGGCGAACGCCCGGTCGGGTGTGCCGTACGGCTCTGAGCGGGACCCGACCGGACGCGCGTCCGGCCCGGTGGCCTACGGCCGCAGCGTCAGCTCCTTGCGCACGTCGCGCTTGTCGAGCTTCTTGTCGTACGGAGCGAGCGGCTTGCCCGCCTCGGATGCGACCCCGGCCCACGCCTGGATCCGCTGCGTCGCCTTCGCCTTCTCGTCCGCGACGAGCTGCGAGACCGTCGCGCCGTGGTTGGCGCCGGGCGCCGTGAAGACGTACGAGTCGTGCTTGGCGCCCTTGGCGGGACGGAACTGCTCGGCGCCCCACGGGTCGAACTCGCCGTACACGTACATCATCCGGTGCGCGTTGTGCCGCACCCACCGGTCCACGTCGCGCATGGCGTGCGGCTTGAACTTCATGGGGATCTCGCGGGGCACGAAGTTCCGCGGCGGCTGGTAGCCGTAGCGGCTCAGGTTGCCGAGCCAGGGCTGCTTGATGGAGGGCGAGCCGAGCTCGGTGCCCGCCTGGTAGTAGTACGGCGTGTAGGTCTCCAGGCCCTGGTCGGCGTAGGAGGACCAACCGCCCACGGCCTCCACGTAGTCGAAGATCTGCTGGTCGCTCGCGGTCGCCGCGTCCGGGACCTTGCCGCAGGCGGTGGCGGCGGGCTGGTACTGCCAGAAGCCCCAGACCAGGTCGAGCACGACGGCCTCGAAGGCCTTGTCGAGCGTGCCGATGGTCTTGAAGGTGTAGCCCTGTGCCTCGGCGTAGGCCGCGAACTTCTTCGACAGCGCCTCCCTGCGCACCAGCGCCTCGCGCTGCACGTCCTGGAGCTTGGTGCGGCACTGGGCGGGCCCGACCCCGGCGAGGAACGCGTCGTACGCCGAGTCCTCCTTGTCGACCACGTCGTTGGGCGCGACGTAGGAGACGATGCCGTCCATGTCACGCGGGTAGAAGCGCTCGAAGTACGTGGCGGTCATGCCGCCCTTGGAGGCCCCGGTGGCCAGCCACTTCTTGCCGTAGACGGGCTTCAGAGCCTTGAAGATGCGGTGCTGGTCGCTGGCGCCCTGCCAGATGTCGAGCTTGCTCCAGTCGGCCGGGTCGGGGCGCGACGGGTTGAAGAAGCGGTACTCCATGGAGATCTGGTTGCCGTCGACGATCTGCGTCGGCTCGCGCCGGCTCGGGGTCGTCGAGACGTTGTAGCCGCCGGTGTAGAAGACCGTGGGGCGGCTGGTGTCCTTGTGCAGCACGGTGATCCGCTGCTTGAACGTGCCCTTGGACGGGCGCCGGTGGTCCACCGGCTGGGTGTAGTTCAGGACGAAGAAGCGGTACCCCGGGTACGGCTTCTCCTCGATCAGGCTCATGCCGGGTATGGCGAGCAGCCTGTCCTTGATGTCGGTACCCGATCGGTCCGAGGTGTCCGACGTACCTGGGACGCCCGGTTCCGCGGCGGTGGCCGCTCCGGTCGTCGTCGCTCCGGCCGCGCTCATCGTGCCTATCAGCACCACGAGCGACAGCAGCCATCTGAGCGCCTTGCGCATGCACCCTCCCCTGTCGACACAGCAATGCCCCGGAACCTAACGGAGCAACTGGGTCCGCACCAGAGGAGATCGAGTGCGTGTGCGAGGACTCAGCAGAGGATCCAGCCCGAACTGACGCCGCCGCGGCCGATCTTGCCGGTCACCCGGACGCAGCGGTGGCCCGCGTGGACCGTCACCGGACCCGCGTGGTGGGTGTAGCGGCCCTTGTCGCGCGCCGGGCGGCTGCCGCGCGCCTGGACGCTGACCGACATCGACGTGCGGGTGCCCGGCCGCTTGGCGAAGGCGATGGCGCAGAGGTAGCCGCGCGACTTGAAGATCTCGACCCTGCCGGTGCTGAAGGGCAGCGTGCGCACCTTGTGTCCCGCGCAGGCCGCCTTGGCGGTCTTCTTGACGGGCTTCGCCGAGGCGACGCCGGAGCCCGCGAGGACGAGCAGCACGGCCGAGGCCAGCACGGCGACGCCCAGCGCCGACCGCCGTCGTATCCGGCTACCGCTCACGTATGTCCCTCCCACCCCTGTGGCATCAGCGTACTGATGTACGGACGCCGCCCACAGCCCGCGCGGTTGCGGGCCGCGGGGGCATTTTTGCCGCGGAAGGGATACCGCGGAGTAACCCCGACATCGGGACGTCCGCGCCGGACCCCCGCGCCTCACGTCGACGCGCTGAGCTCCGGCTCGTCCTCCCCCACGAACGTCCGCCACAGCCGCGCGTACCGCCCGTCGAGCGCGAGCAGTTCCTCGTGCGTGCCGTCCTCCGCGACCTGCCCCTGGTCCATCACGACCACCCGGTCGGCGCGGGCCGCCGTGGTGAGGCGGTGGGCGACCACGAGCGTGGTGCGCTTGCCCGCGATGCGGTCGGTGGCCTGGTTGACCTGCGCCTCGGTGGCCAGGTCGAGCGCGGCGGTCGCCTCGTCGAGGAGGAGGATGTCCGGGTCGACCAGCTCGGCCCTGGCAAGCGCGATCAGCTGGCGCTGCCCGGCCGACAGGTTGCGGCCGCGCTCGCTGACCTCGTGCAGGTAGCCGCCGTCGAGGGTGGCGATCATCTCGTGCGCGCCGACCGCGCGGGCCGCCGCCTCGACCTGGGCGTCGGTGGCGTCCGGGCGGCCGTAGGCGATGGCGTCCCTGACCGTGCCCGCGAAGAGGTACGCCTCCTGCGGCACGACGCCCAGGCGGTGCCGGTAGGAGGTCATGTCGAGGTCCCGCAGATCGCTCCCGTCGACGGTGACGCGGCCGCCCGTGGGGTCGTAGAACCGGGCGACGAGCTTGACCAGGGTCGACTTGCCCGCGCCCGTCTCGCCGACGAAGGCGACGGTCTGGCCCGCGGGGATCCGCAGGCGGATGCCGGTGAGGGCCTCCTCGTCCTCCGCGTACGCGAAGTGCACGTCGTCGAAGGCGATGTCGCCGCGGAGCGAGAGGACTTCGAGCGGCTCGTCGGCGGCCTTCGTCGAGGTCGGCTCCTGGAGCAGTTCCTGGATGCGGCCGAGGGAGACCGTGGCCTGCTGGTAGCCGTCGAAGACCTGCGAGAGCTGCTGCACCGGCGCGAAGAACAGGTCGATGTAGAGCAGGTACGCGACGAGCGCACCGGTGGTCAGGGTGCCCGCCTCGACCCGTCCCGCGCCCACGATGAGCACCGCGACGACGGCCACCGACGACAGGAACTGCACGAACGGGAAGTACACGGAGATCAGCCACTGGCCCCTGATGCGGGCCGCGCGGTAGCTCTCGCTGCCCTCGGCGAACCGCTCGCGGCCCGCCCGCTCGCGCCGGAACGCCTGCACGATGCGCAGTCCCGCGACCGACTCCTGGAGGTCGGCGTTGACCACGGACACGCGCTCACGGGCCAGTTCGTACGCCTTCACGCTGGACTTGCGGAAGAAGTACGTGCCGACGACGAGCAGCGGCAGCGTCGCGAAGACCACCAGGGCCAGCTGTACGTCGATGACGAGCAGCGCGACCATGATGCCGAAGAAGGTGACCACGGAGACGAACGCGGTGACGAGACCGGTCTGGAGGAACGTCGAGAGAGCGTCCACGTCGGTGGTCATCCGGGTCATGATGCGCCCGGTCAGCTCCCGCTCGTAGTAGTCGAGTCCGAGCCGCTGGAGCTGCGAGAAGATCTTCAGGCGGAGCGAGTAGAGGACCCGCTCGCCGGTGCGTCCCGTCATGCGCAGCTCGCCGGTCTGGGCGACCCACTGGACGACGACGGCGGCGAGCGCGAGGCCGGAGGCGGCCCAGACGGCGCCGAGCGCGAGCTGGTTGACGCCCTCGTCGATGCCGTGCCGGATCAGGACGGGGAGCAGCAGCCCCATCCCCGCGTCCACGGTGACGAGCAGCAGGCTCAGGAGCAGCGCCGTGCCGAACCCGGCGAGCAGCCTGCGCAGTCCGTACGACTCCTCGGGCGTGACGGCCCGCGCCTCGTCGATGCCGGGGGTGTCGACGGCCGGGGGCAGCGCGTCGACCTGGGCGAGGAGCTCGGGCGTCGACGGCATCCCGGAGAGCGCGGGGTCCTTGCCGCTCTCGCGGTCGCCGGTCCACAGCGCGGGCGTGATGCCGCGCTCCGCGTCGAACTCGGCGTCGAGCTCGTCGCGTACGGAGGTGTCCTCGGGCAGGTCGGCGGGGAGCGTGTGGCCCGGGGAGACCCCGCCGAGCTCGTCGGGGTCGGTCAGCAGGCGCCGGTAGAGCGCGGAGCGCTCCTGGAGCTCCTCGTGCGTGCCGATGTCGGCGAGGCGGCCCTCGTCCAGGACGGCGATGCGGTCGGCGAGGCCGAGGGTGGAGCGGCGGTGCGCGATGAGGAGGGTGGTGCGGCCCGCCATGACCTGCTTGAGGGCCTCGTGGATCTCGTGCTCGACGCGGGCGTCCACGGCGGAGGTGGCGTCGTCGAGGACGAGGAGGCGGGGGTCGGTGAGGATGGCGCGGGCGAGCGCGATGCGCTGGCGCTGGCCGCCGGAGAGGGTCAGGCCCTGCTCGCCGACCGTGGTGTCGTACCCCTCGGGCAGCTCGGATATGAACCGGTCGGCCTGCGCGGCGCGCGCGGCGGTCTCGATCTGCTCCTGGGTCGCCTCCGGGTGGCCGTACGCGATGTTCGCGCGGATGGTGTCGGAGAAGAGGAAGGAGTCCTCGGGCACCAGGCCGATGGCGGAGCGCAGCGAGTCCAGGGTCAGCTCGCGCACGTCCCGGCCCGCGATCAGGACGGCGCCGTGCGTCACGTCGTAGAAGCGGGGAAGCAGCAGCGAGACGGTGGACTTGCCGCTGCCCGAGGAGCCGACGACGGCGAGGGTCTCGCCGGGGGCGATCTGGAAGGAGAGGCCGTCGAGGACCGGCCTGTCCTCCTCGTACGCGAAGGAGACCTCGTCGAACTCGACGGTGGCGGGGGCGTCGGCGGGCAGCTCCTTCGTGCCGTCCCGCATGCTCGGCTCGGTGTCGATGAGTTCGAGGACGCGCTCGACGCCGGCGCGGGCCTGCTGTCCCACGGTGAGCACCATGGCGAGCATCCGCACGGGTCCGACGAGCTGCGCGAGGTAGGTCGAGAAGGCGACGAACGTGCCGAGCGTGATCTCCCCGCGCACCGCGAGC contains:
- a CDS encoding S28 family serine protease encodes the protein MRKALRWLLSLVVLIGTMSAAGATTTGAATAAEPGVPGTSDTSDRSGTDIKDRLLAIPGMSLIEEKPYPGYRFFVLNYTQPVDHRRPSKGTFKQRITVLHKDTSRPTVFYTGGYNVSTTPSRREPTQIVDGNQISMEYRFFNPSRPDPADWSKLDIWQGASDQHRIFKALKPVYGKKWLATGASKGGMTATYFERFYPRDMDGIVSYVAPNDVVDKEDSAYDAFLAGVGPAQCRTKLQDVQREALVRREALSKKFAAYAEAQGYTFKTIGTLDKAFEAVVLDLVWGFWQYQPAATACGKVPDAATASDQQIFDYVEAVGGWSSYADQGLETYTPYYYQAGTELGSPSIKQPWLGNLSRYGYQPPRNFVPREIPMKFKPHAMRDVDRWVRHNAHRMMYVYGEFDPWGAEQFRPAKGAKHDSYVFTAPGANHGATVSQLVADEKAKATQRIQAWAGVASEAGKPLAPYDKKLDKRDVRKELTLRP
- a CDS encoding glycoside hydrolase family 3 protein gives rise to the protein MHVYGESATDPDAADVETNLRELGVRDAAELIATYRLGGVIYFGWAHNTRSPRQIAELSNGIQKAAAEQPSRIPVLISVDQEHGIVARVGAPATLLPGAMAIGASGSHDMAREAARVAGAELRALGIRQDHAPDADVNVDPANPVIGVRSFGSDPEAVAGFVTAQIEGYQSAGIATAAKHFPGHGDTMDDSHTELPRIHHTREEWDRVDAPPFRAAVAAGVDSVMTAHIVVPALDPAGDPATLSRPILTGVLREELGYDGVISTDSLAMRGVRTKYGDDRVAVLALKAGVDQLLNPPNPKVAWDAVLRAVADGELTEERIEESVLRVLRMKAKVGLLDGLTAGDGTGAGTTSEEVDATVGAPGHLATADRIAEATTTLLRDDHALLPLSPHTHPEILVVGVDPGSPSGTTGPPTTVLADALTGLGFTATARSTGTAPDDTAVEEAVVAAKGKDAVLVATYNVAARTTARDNTQAANAALDKASRPGRAGNYAAPSTDGQAVLVAALKATGVPVITLAVRNPHDIAHLPDVDASLASYSWTDVELRAAARVIAGRAAPRGRLPVPVRRADDPTQVLYPVGHGLTY
- a CDS encoding ABC transporter ATP-binding protein, giving the protein MTEQRGWARRLVGYAWRYPKDVVLSLGSSLAGMAVMALVPLITKVIIDDVIGAEGQGGGRTMGPWAGALLGAALLVYVLTYIRRYYGGRLALDVQHDLRTEMYGTITRLDGRRQDELSTGQVVGRATSDLQLIQGLLFMLPMTIGNILLFVISIVIMAWLSLPLTLVALAVAPGLWFIARRSRSRLHPATWYAQAQAAAVAGVVDGSVSGVRVVKGFGQEEQETGKLREVGRKLFAGRLRTIRLNSRYTPALQAVPMLGQVAMLALGGWLAVRGEITLGTFVAFSTYLAQLVGPVRMLAMVLTVGQQARAGVERVLELIDTEPSMRDGTKELPADAPATVEFDEVSFAYEEDRPVLDGLSFQIAPGETLAVVGSSGSGKSTVSLLLPRFYDVTHGAVLIAGRDVRELTLDSLRSAIGLVPEDSFLFSDTIRANIAYGHPEATQEQIETAARAAQADRFISELPEGYDTTVGEQGLTLSGGQRQRIALARAILTDPRLLVLDDATSAVDARVEHEIHEALKQVMAGRTTLLIAHRRSTLGLADRIAVLDEGRLADIGTHEELQERSALYRRLLTDPDELGGVSPGHTLPADLPEDTSVRDELDAEFDAERGITPALWTGDRESGKDPALSGMPSTPELLAQVDALPPAVDTPGIDEARAVTPEESYGLRRLLAGFGTALLLSLLLVTVDAGMGLLLPVLIRHGIDEGVNQLALGAVWAASGLALAAVVVQWVAQTGELRMTGRTGERVLYSLRLKIFSQLQRLGLDYYERELTGRIMTRMTTDVDALSTFLQTGLVTAFVSVVTFFGIMVALLVIDVQLALVVFATLPLLVVGTYFFRKSSVKAYELARERVSVVNADLQESVAGLRIVQAFRRERAGRERFAEGSESYRAARIRGQWLISVYFPFVQFLSSVAVVAVLIVGAGRVEAGTLTTGALVAYLLYIDLFFAPVQQLSQVFDGYQQATVSLGRIQELLQEPTSTKAADEPLEVLSLRGDIAFDDVHFAYAEDEEALTGIRLRIPAGQTVAFVGETGAGKSTLVKLVARFYDPTGGRVTVDGSDLRDLDMTSYRHRLGVVPQEAYLFAGTVRDAIAYGRPDATDAQVEAAARAVGAHEMIATLDGGYLHEVSERGRNLSAGQRQLIALARAELVDPDILLLDEATAALDLATEAQVNQATDRIAGKRTTLVVAHRLTTAARADRVVVMDQGQVAEDGTHEELLALDGRYARLWRTFVGEDEPELSAST